The Anoplolepis gracilipes chromosome 14, ASM4749672v1, whole genome shotgun sequence genome includes a window with the following:
- the Opa1 gene encoding dynamin-like GTPase OPA1, mitochondrial isoform X5, with translation MASLFLLCLWCKQNEHIYIFNGGVYSYLSTTGNDLPKKMLQIIYGKFGHGILLVNKTSRYPVTVINTRKLISGKFNRHCKPLLASPQLRCFANPYRGYAMVVAKILRGALKIRYLLLGGAIGGGVTLQKKYEQWKDGLPDLEWIQNLMPNNKQWQDFRESLITIKNNVGDKIEIDPRIKEFGLTKYREYRVWFDKRLDDAIKAAESRQKDYQENNSIQSAFDTISLVAKQAYSESSQQRMNAMQDELMQMQLKYQREIERLERENKELRKQILLRGNQKFNNKKIKKSLIDMYSDVLDELNDYDSAYSTADHLPRVIVVGDQSSGKTSVLEMIAQARIFPRGGGEMMTRAPVKVTLSEGPYHIAQFKDSSREFDLTKESELAELRREVELRMKNSVKNGKTVSPDVISMTVKGPGLQRMVLVDLPGIISTVTVDMAEDTREAIRQMSQQYMSNPNAIILCIQDGSVDAERSNVTDLVAQMDPSGKRTIFVLTKVDMAEENLANPDRLRKILSGKLFPMKALGYFAVVTGRGKQEDSIQTIKDYEEQFFRNSKLFKDGLVMSGQVTTKNLSLAVAECFWKMVRETVEQQADAFKATRFNLETEWKNNFPRLRELDRDELFEKARGEILDEIVNLSQVSPRHWEEVLMARSWDKVSMHVFENIYLPAAQSGNPNTFNTTVDIKLRQWTEQQLPARSVESGWECLQQEFQNFMMQARLSQDHDDIFDNLKNAVVNEAMRRHSWEEKASEMLRVIQLNILEDRSVNDKREWDQAVRFLETSVKDKLQSTEQILRDMLGPNRKERWLYWQSQTEDQQKRMAVKNELDKILYVDKKHAPTLTHDELTAIRKNLQRNGLEVDNEFIRETWHPVYRRFFLQQSLARAYDCRKGYYLYHTGHENEMECNDVVLFWRIQQMLKVTSNALRQQIMNREARRLDKEIKEVLEDYSQDNEVKEKLLTGRRVTLAEELKRVRQIQEKLEEFIQALNKEK, from the exons ATGGCCAGTCTATTCTTACTATGTCTATGGTGCAAACAAAATGAACACATCTACATTTTTAACGGTGGTGTCTATAGTTATTTATCGACGACGGGTAACGATCTCCCCAAAAAAATGCTTCAAATTATATACGGCAAATTTGg tCATGGCATTTTACTAGTCAACAAAACCTCTAGATATCCAGTAACAGTTATTAATACTCGGAAACTAATATCTGGAAAATTTAATAGGCACTGTAAACCATTACTAGCATCACCACAATTAAGATGCTTTGCAAATCCGTATCGTGGATATGCTATGGTGGTAGCGAAAATCTTAAGGGGAGCATTAAAAATTCGATATCTTCTTTTGGGAGGTGCAATCGGTGGTGGTGTTACTTTACAGAAG aaatatgaaCAGTGGAAAGATGGATTACCAGATTTGGAATGGATACAAAATTTGATGCCTAATAACAAGCAATGGCAAGATTTTCGAGAATCACTTATAACAATTAAGAATAATGTAGGCGATAAGATTGAGATTG ATCCACGTATAAAGGAGTTTGGACTAACTAAATATCGAGAATACAGGGTATGGTTTGATAAAAGACTGGATGACGCTATTAAAGCAGCAGAAAGTCGACAAAAAGActatcaagaaaataattcgatACAGA GTGCATTTGATACCATCTCATTGGTAGCTAAACAAGCTTATTCAG AATCATCGCAACAGAGAATGAATGCTATGCAAGACGAGTTGATGCagatgcaattaaaatatcaacggGAAATAGAAAGATTAGAAAGGGAGAACAAAGAATTACGCAAACAGATACTTTTACGAGGGAATcagaaatttaacaataaaaagataaaa aAATCATTAATCGACATGTATAGCGATGTCTTGGATGAACTTAATGACTATGATAGTGCTTATTCCACTGCTGATCATTTACCTAGAGTAATAGTCGTTGGTGACCAAAGCTCTGGCAAAACATCCGTTCTTGAAATGATAGCTCAAGCAAGGATTTTCCCGAG AGGTGGAGGTGAAATGATGACAAGAGCACCAGTCAAAGTCACATTGAGTGAAGGCCCCTATCATATAGCACAATTCAAGGACAGTTCTAGAGAATTTGATCTTACGAAAGAATCGGAATTAGCCGAGCTTAGACGAGAAGTGGAACTGCGAATGAAAAATAGTGTTAAAAATGGAAAGACAGTCAGTCCGGATGTTATATCTATGACTGTTAAAGGCCCAGGCCTTCAACGTATGGTTTTAGTCGATTTACCTGGTATTATCAgc ACGGTAACCGTCGATATGGCGGAAGACACTCGCGAGGCTATTAGACAGATGAGCCAACAGTATATGAGTAATCCTAACGCGATTATTCTCTGCATACAAGATGGATCTGTCGATGCGGAAAGAAGTAACGTAACCGATCTTGTTGCCCAAATGGATCCATCGGGTAAAAGAACAATTTTCGTCTTGACAAAA GTTGACATGGCGGAAGAGAATTTGGCTAATCCTGATAGATTGCGGAAAATATTATCCGGCAAATTGTTTCCCATGAAAGCATTAGGCTATTTTGCTGTAGTTACTGGTCGAGGCAAACAAGAGGATAGTATACAAACTATCAAAGATTATGAAGAACAGTTTTTTAGAAACTCTAAGCTCTTCAA agatGGTTTAGTAATGTCAGGTCAAGTAACTACGAAAAATTTAAGCTTGGCGGTAGCCGAATGTTTCTGGAAGATGGTTCGTGAGACAGTGGAACAACAAGCAGATGCGTTTAAAGCTACGAGATTTAATCTAGAAACagaatggaaaaataattttccgag GTTAAGGGAATTAGATAGAGACGAGCTTTTCGAAAAAGCACGAGGTGAAATCTTAGACGAAATTGTCAATTTGTCGCAAGTATCGCCGAGACATTGGGAGGAAGTGCTAATGGCTCGAAGTTGGGATAAAGTCAGCATGCAcgtttttgaaaatatctaCTTGCCTGCTGCTCAAAGTGGAAATCCAA ATACATTTAATACAACTGTTGATATCAAATTGAGACAATGGACTGAACAACAATTACCTGCGCGTAGTGTTGAAAGTGGTTGGGAATGTTTACAGCAAGAATTCCAGAACTTCATGATGCAAGCGCGACTTAGTCAGGATCATGATGATATCTTTGATAATCTCAAGAATGCCGTCGTGAATGAGGCAATGCGACGTCATTCGTGGGAAGAGAAg GCATCAGAAATGTTACGCGTTATTCAACTTAACATCTTGGAAGACAGAAGCGTGAATGACAAACGTGAATGGGATCAAGCAGTAAGATTCTTAGAAACTTCAGTTAAGGACAAGCTGCAAAGTACAGAACAGATCCTGCGCGATATGCTGGGTCCTAATCGCAAAGAACGATGGCTCTACTGGCAAAGTCAGACAGAAGATCAACAGAAACGTATGGCGgttaaaaatgaattagaCAAAATTCTTTATGTCGACAAG AAACACGCTCCTACACTGACACATGACGAGCTTACAGCTATTAGAAAGAATTTACAACGAAATGGATTGGAGGTCGATAACGAATTCATTCGAGAAACGTGGCATCCTgtatatagaagatttttctTACAACAGAGTTTAGCAAGAGCATACGATTGCAGGAAAGGCTACTATCTATATCATACTGGACATGAAAATGAA ATGGAATGCAATGACGTAGTGCTTTTCTGGCGAATTCAGCAAATGCTGAAAGTTACTTCAAATGCTCTTCGACAACAAATCATGAACAGAGAAGCTAGAAGATTGGATAAAGAGATTAAAGAAGTACTGGAGGATTATAGTCAAGACAATGAAGTCAAAGAGAAACTGCTCACAGGCAGACGAGTCACATTAGCAGAGGAACTCA aacGAGTTAGGCAGATTCAAGAGAAATTAGAAGAATTTATTCAAGCactaaataaagagaaatga
- the Opa1 gene encoding dynamin-like GTPase OPA1, mitochondrial isoform X2 has translation MASLFLLCLWCKQNEHIYIFNGGVYSYLSTTGNDLPKKMLQIIYGKFGHGILLVNKTSRYPVTVINTRKLISGKFNRHCKPLLASPQLRCFANPYRGYAMVVAKILRGALKIRYLLLGGAIGGGVTLQKKYEQWKDGLPDLEWIQNLMPNNKQWQDFRESLITIKNNVGDKIEIDPRIKEFGLTKYREYRVWFDKRLDDAIKAAESRQKDYQENNSIQSAFDTISLVAKQAYSETKDQLSKNVIAFARPLAYDSTEEERKKAQSSQQRMNAMQDELMQMQLKYQREIERLERENKELRKQILLRGNQKFNNKKIKKSLIDMYSDVLDELNDYDSAYSTADHLPRVIVVGDQSSGKTSVLEMIAQARIFPRGGGEMMTRAPVKVTLSEGPYHIAQFKDSSREFDLTKESELAELRREVELRMKNSVKNGKTVSPDVISMTVKGPGLQRMVLVDLPGIISTVTVDMAEDTREAIRQMSQQYMSNPNAIILCIQDGSVDAERSNVTDLVAQMDPSGKRTIFVLTKVDMAEENLANPDRLRKILSGKLFPMKALGYFAVVTGRGKQEDSIQTIKDYEEQFFRNSKLFKDGLVMSGQVTTKNLSLAVAECFWKMVRETVEQQADAFKATRFNLETEWKNNFPRLRELDRDELFEKARGEILDEIVNLSQVSPRHWEEVLMARSWDKVSMHVFENIYLPAAQSGNPNTFNTTVDIKLRQWTEQQLPARSVESGWECLQQEFQNFMMQARLSQDHDDIFDNLKNAVVNEAMRRHSWEEKASEMLRVIQLNILEDRSVNDKREWDQAVRFLETSVKDKLQSTEQILRDMLGPNRKERWLYWQSQTEDQQKRMAVKNELDKILYVDKKHAPTLTHDELTAIRKNLQRNGLEVDNEFIRETWHPVYRRFFLQQSLARAYDCRKGYYLYHTGHENEMECNDVVLFWRIQQMLKVTSNALRQQIMNREARRLDKEIKEVLEDYSQDNEVKEKLLTGRRVTLAEELKRVRQIQEKLEEFIQALNKEK, from the exons ATGGCCAGTCTATTCTTACTATGTCTATGGTGCAAACAAAATGAACACATCTACATTTTTAACGGTGGTGTCTATAGTTATTTATCGACGACGGGTAACGATCTCCCCAAAAAAATGCTTCAAATTATATACGGCAAATTTGg tCATGGCATTTTACTAGTCAACAAAACCTCTAGATATCCAGTAACAGTTATTAATACTCGGAAACTAATATCTGGAAAATTTAATAGGCACTGTAAACCATTACTAGCATCACCACAATTAAGATGCTTTGCAAATCCGTATCGTGGATATGCTATGGTGGTAGCGAAAATCTTAAGGGGAGCATTAAAAATTCGATATCTTCTTTTGGGAGGTGCAATCGGTGGTGGTGTTACTTTACAGAAG aaatatgaaCAGTGGAAAGATGGATTACCAGATTTGGAATGGATACAAAATTTGATGCCTAATAACAAGCAATGGCAAGATTTTCGAGAATCACTTATAACAATTAAGAATAATGTAGGCGATAAGATTGAGATTG ATCCACGTATAAAGGAGTTTGGACTAACTAAATATCGAGAATACAGGGTATGGTTTGATAAAAGACTGGATGACGCTATTAAAGCAGCAGAAAGTCGACAAAAAGActatcaagaaaataattcgatACAGA GTGCATTTGATACCATCTCATTGGTAGCTAAACAAGCTTATTCAG AAACAAAAGATCAATTGTCCAAAAATGTGATTGCTTTTGCACGACCATTGGCTTATGATAGTACCGAAGAGGAACGTAAGAAAGCTC AATCATCGCAACAGAGAATGAATGCTATGCAAGACGAGTTGATGCagatgcaattaaaatatcaacggGAAATAGAAAGATTAGAAAGGGAGAACAAAGAATTACGCAAACAGATACTTTTACGAGGGAATcagaaatttaacaataaaaagataaaa aAATCATTAATCGACATGTATAGCGATGTCTTGGATGAACTTAATGACTATGATAGTGCTTATTCCACTGCTGATCATTTACCTAGAGTAATAGTCGTTGGTGACCAAAGCTCTGGCAAAACATCCGTTCTTGAAATGATAGCTCAAGCAAGGATTTTCCCGAG AGGTGGAGGTGAAATGATGACAAGAGCACCAGTCAAAGTCACATTGAGTGAAGGCCCCTATCATATAGCACAATTCAAGGACAGTTCTAGAGAATTTGATCTTACGAAAGAATCGGAATTAGCCGAGCTTAGACGAGAAGTGGAACTGCGAATGAAAAATAGTGTTAAAAATGGAAAGACAGTCAGTCCGGATGTTATATCTATGACTGTTAAAGGCCCAGGCCTTCAACGTATGGTTTTAGTCGATTTACCTGGTATTATCAgc ACGGTAACCGTCGATATGGCGGAAGACACTCGCGAGGCTATTAGACAGATGAGCCAACAGTATATGAGTAATCCTAACGCGATTATTCTCTGCATACAAGATGGATCTGTCGATGCGGAAAGAAGTAACGTAACCGATCTTGTTGCCCAAATGGATCCATCGGGTAAAAGAACAATTTTCGTCTTGACAAAA GTTGACATGGCGGAAGAGAATTTGGCTAATCCTGATAGATTGCGGAAAATATTATCCGGCAAATTGTTTCCCATGAAAGCATTAGGCTATTTTGCTGTAGTTACTGGTCGAGGCAAACAAGAGGATAGTATACAAACTATCAAAGATTATGAAGAACAGTTTTTTAGAAACTCTAAGCTCTTCAA agatGGTTTAGTAATGTCAGGTCAAGTAACTACGAAAAATTTAAGCTTGGCGGTAGCCGAATGTTTCTGGAAGATGGTTCGTGAGACAGTGGAACAACAAGCAGATGCGTTTAAAGCTACGAGATTTAATCTAGAAACagaatggaaaaataattttccgag GTTAAGGGAATTAGATAGAGACGAGCTTTTCGAAAAAGCACGAGGTGAAATCTTAGACGAAATTGTCAATTTGTCGCAAGTATCGCCGAGACATTGGGAGGAAGTGCTAATGGCTCGAAGTTGGGATAAAGTCAGCATGCAcgtttttgaaaatatctaCTTGCCTGCTGCTCAAAGTGGAAATCCAA ATACATTTAATACAACTGTTGATATCAAATTGAGACAATGGACTGAACAACAATTACCTGCGCGTAGTGTTGAAAGTGGTTGGGAATGTTTACAGCAAGAATTCCAGAACTTCATGATGCAAGCGCGACTTAGTCAGGATCATGATGATATCTTTGATAATCTCAAGAATGCCGTCGTGAATGAGGCAATGCGACGTCATTCGTGGGAAGAGAAg GCATCAGAAATGTTACGCGTTATTCAACTTAACATCTTGGAAGACAGAAGCGTGAATGACAAACGTGAATGGGATCAAGCAGTAAGATTCTTAGAAACTTCAGTTAAGGACAAGCTGCAAAGTACAGAACAGATCCTGCGCGATATGCTGGGTCCTAATCGCAAAGAACGATGGCTCTACTGGCAAAGTCAGACAGAAGATCAACAGAAACGTATGGCGgttaaaaatgaattagaCAAAATTCTTTATGTCGACAAG AAACACGCTCCTACACTGACACATGACGAGCTTACAGCTATTAGAAAGAATTTACAACGAAATGGATTGGAGGTCGATAACGAATTCATTCGAGAAACGTGGCATCCTgtatatagaagatttttctTACAACAGAGTTTAGCAAGAGCATACGATTGCAGGAAAGGCTACTATCTATATCATACTGGACATGAAAATGAA ATGGAATGCAATGACGTAGTGCTTTTCTGGCGAATTCAGCAAATGCTGAAAGTTACTTCAAATGCTCTTCGACAACAAATCATGAACAGAGAAGCTAGAAGATTGGATAAAGAGATTAAAGAAGTACTGGAGGATTATAGTCAAGACAATGAAGTCAAAGAGAAACTGCTCACAGGCAGACGAGTCACATTAGCAGAGGAACTCA aacGAGTTAGGCAGATTCAAGAGAAATTAGAAGAATTTATTCAAGCactaaataaagagaaatga
- the Opa1 gene encoding dynamin-like GTPase OPA1, mitochondrial isoform X1: MASLFLLCLWCKQNEHIYIFNGGVYSYLSTTGNDLPKKMLQIIYGKFGHGILLVNKTSRYPVTVINTRKLISGKFNRHCKPLLASPQLRCFANPYRGYAMVVAKILRGALKIRYLLLGGAIGGGVTLQKKYEQWKDGLPDLEWIQNLMPNNKQWQDFRESLITIKNNVGDKIEIDPRIKEFGLTKYREYRVWFDKRLDDAIKAAESRQKDYQENNSIQSAFDTISLVAKQAYSAETKDQLSKNVIAFARPLAYDSTEEERKKAQSSQQRMNAMQDELMQMQLKYQREIERLERENKELRKQILLRGNQKFNNKKIKKSLIDMYSDVLDELNDYDSAYSTADHLPRVIVVGDQSSGKTSVLEMIAQARIFPRGGGEMMTRAPVKVTLSEGPYHIAQFKDSSREFDLTKESELAELRREVELRMKNSVKNGKTVSPDVISMTVKGPGLQRMVLVDLPGIISTVTVDMAEDTREAIRQMSQQYMSNPNAIILCIQDGSVDAERSNVTDLVAQMDPSGKRTIFVLTKVDMAEENLANPDRLRKILSGKLFPMKALGYFAVVTGRGKQEDSIQTIKDYEEQFFRNSKLFKDGLVMSGQVTTKNLSLAVAECFWKMVRETVEQQADAFKATRFNLETEWKNNFPRLRELDRDELFEKARGEILDEIVNLSQVSPRHWEEVLMARSWDKVSMHVFENIYLPAAQSGNPNTFNTTVDIKLRQWTEQQLPARSVESGWECLQQEFQNFMMQARLSQDHDDIFDNLKNAVVNEAMRRHSWEEKASEMLRVIQLNILEDRSVNDKREWDQAVRFLETSVKDKLQSTEQILRDMLGPNRKERWLYWQSQTEDQQKRMAVKNELDKILYVDKKHAPTLTHDELTAIRKNLQRNGLEVDNEFIRETWHPVYRRFFLQQSLARAYDCRKGYYLYHTGHENEMECNDVVLFWRIQQMLKVTSNALRQQIMNREARRLDKEIKEVLEDYSQDNEVKEKLLTGRRVTLAEELKRVRQIQEKLEEFIQALNKEK, from the exons ATGGCCAGTCTATTCTTACTATGTCTATGGTGCAAACAAAATGAACACATCTACATTTTTAACGGTGGTGTCTATAGTTATTTATCGACGACGGGTAACGATCTCCCCAAAAAAATGCTTCAAATTATATACGGCAAATTTGg tCATGGCATTTTACTAGTCAACAAAACCTCTAGATATCCAGTAACAGTTATTAATACTCGGAAACTAATATCTGGAAAATTTAATAGGCACTGTAAACCATTACTAGCATCACCACAATTAAGATGCTTTGCAAATCCGTATCGTGGATATGCTATGGTGGTAGCGAAAATCTTAAGGGGAGCATTAAAAATTCGATATCTTCTTTTGGGAGGTGCAATCGGTGGTGGTGTTACTTTACAGAAG aaatatgaaCAGTGGAAAGATGGATTACCAGATTTGGAATGGATACAAAATTTGATGCCTAATAACAAGCAATGGCAAGATTTTCGAGAATCACTTATAACAATTAAGAATAATGTAGGCGATAAGATTGAGATTG ATCCACGTATAAAGGAGTTTGGACTAACTAAATATCGAGAATACAGGGTATGGTTTGATAAAAGACTGGATGACGCTATTAAAGCAGCAGAAAGTCGACAAAAAGActatcaagaaaataattcgatACAGA GTGCATTTGATACCATCTCATTGGTAGCTAAACAAGCTTATTCAG caGAAACAAAAGATCAATTGTCCAAAAATGTGATTGCTTTTGCACGACCATTGGCTTATGATAGTACCGAAGAGGAACGTAAGAAAGCTC AATCATCGCAACAGAGAATGAATGCTATGCAAGACGAGTTGATGCagatgcaattaaaatatcaacggGAAATAGAAAGATTAGAAAGGGAGAACAAAGAATTACGCAAACAGATACTTTTACGAGGGAATcagaaatttaacaataaaaagataaaa aAATCATTAATCGACATGTATAGCGATGTCTTGGATGAACTTAATGACTATGATAGTGCTTATTCCACTGCTGATCATTTACCTAGAGTAATAGTCGTTGGTGACCAAAGCTCTGGCAAAACATCCGTTCTTGAAATGATAGCTCAAGCAAGGATTTTCCCGAG AGGTGGAGGTGAAATGATGACAAGAGCACCAGTCAAAGTCACATTGAGTGAAGGCCCCTATCATATAGCACAATTCAAGGACAGTTCTAGAGAATTTGATCTTACGAAAGAATCGGAATTAGCCGAGCTTAGACGAGAAGTGGAACTGCGAATGAAAAATAGTGTTAAAAATGGAAAGACAGTCAGTCCGGATGTTATATCTATGACTGTTAAAGGCCCAGGCCTTCAACGTATGGTTTTAGTCGATTTACCTGGTATTATCAgc ACGGTAACCGTCGATATGGCGGAAGACACTCGCGAGGCTATTAGACAGATGAGCCAACAGTATATGAGTAATCCTAACGCGATTATTCTCTGCATACAAGATGGATCTGTCGATGCGGAAAGAAGTAACGTAACCGATCTTGTTGCCCAAATGGATCCATCGGGTAAAAGAACAATTTTCGTCTTGACAAAA GTTGACATGGCGGAAGAGAATTTGGCTAATCCTGATAGATTGCGGAAAATATTATCCGGCAAATTGTTTCCCATGAAAGCATTAGGCTATTTTGCTGTAGTTACTGGTCGAGGCAAACAAGAGGATAGTATACAAACTATCAAAGATTATGAAGAACAGTTTTTTAGAAACTCTAAGCTCTTCAA agatGGTTTAGTAATGTCAGGTCAAGTAACTACGAAAAATTTAAGCTTGGCGGTAGCCGAATGTTTCTGGAAGATGGTTCGTGAGACAGTGGAACAACAAGCAGATGCGTTTAAAGCTACGAGATTTAATCTAGAAACagaatggaaaaataattttccgag GTTAAGGGAATTAGATAGAGACGAGCTTTTCGAAAAAGCACGAGGTGAAATCTTAGACGAAATTGTCAATTTGTCGCAAGTATCGCCGAGACATTGGGAGGAAGTGCTAATGGCTCGAAGTTGGGATAAAGTCAGCATGCAcgtttttgaaaatatctaCTTGCCTGCTGCTCAAAGTGGAAATCCAA ATACATTTAATACAACTGTTGATATCAAATTGAGACAATGGACTGAACAACAATTACCTGCGCGTAGTGTTGAAAGTGGTTGGGAATGTTTACAGCAAGAATTCCAGAACTTCATGATGCAAGCGCGACTTAGTCAGGATCATGATGATATCTTTGATAATCTCAAGAATGCCGTCGTGAATGAGGCAATGCGACGTCATTCGTGGGAAGAGAAg GCATCAGAAATGTTACGCGTTATTCAACTTAACATCTTGGAAGACAGAAGCGTGAATGACAAACGTGAATGGGATCAAGCAGTAAGATTCTTAGAAACTTCAGTTAAGGACAAGCTGCAAAGTACAGAACAGATCCTGCGCGATATGCTGGGTCCTAATCGCAAAGAACGATGGCTCTACTGGCAAAGTCAGACAGAAGATCAACAGAAACGTATGGCGgttaaaaatgaattagaCAAAATTCTTTATGTCGACAAG AAACACGCTCCTACACTGACACATGACGAGCTTACAGCTATTAGAAAGAATTTACAACGAAATGGATTGGAGGTCGATAACGAATTCATTCGAGAAACGTGGCATCCTgtatatagaagatttttctTACAACAGAGTTTAGCAAGAGCATACGATTGCAGGAAAGGCTACTATCTATATCATACTGGACATGAAAATGAA ATGGAATGCAATGACGTAGTGCTTTTCTGGCGAATTCAGCAAATGCTGAAAGTTACTTCAAATGCTCTTCGACAACAAATCATGAACAGAGAAGCTAGAAGATTGGATAAAGAGATTAAAGAAGTACTGGAGGATTATAGTCAAGACAATGAAGTCAAAGAGAAACTGCTCACAGGCAGACGAGTCACATTAGCAGAGGAACTCA aacGAGTTAGGCAGATTCAAGAGAAATTAGAAGAATTTATTCAAGCactaaataaagagaaatga